TTTCTTCAGGAACAGGGTAAACAGTCTCTGAGTAAGCCATGCACCATGACATCGTAGAATAGTACTCTGAACACAGATCATATATATCAATCTTCGCTAACCAACTGGCTGCAATGGCATGAGCACATGGAATTCTATCAATATCAAATACTCGACATGTGCATCTTTTTGATTCCAGGTCCACTATGGCCGAATGTCCACGGTCCCTAACATCAAACTCCAGACGACCTAATTCAAAAACTTGCATTCCCTGGGCATCAGTGAATCGACTACGAAGAATCCCCTCGATGGCAGGGGTCAGATTAGTGTTACTTGCAATTGATGCGTGGCGATATCGGGCAAACCAACATGAGGCCAGTTTCTGCAAAGAATCTAAAAGTGCAATGATTGGCAGCTTCCTTTCTTCAAGTAATCTAGCATTGATCGACTCAACCCCGTTTGTCGTCATAATATTGTAACGGGTCTTTGGACAATATGATCGAGTCCATCTATCAAGTGAATCTCTCTCGTCCAAGAATTGCGCTGCCTCAGGATATCTATTCCTAAATTCATTGTATGCATTATCAAACTCGAATGGCTTATAAATTTTTGCAATGTGCAAAAACATTTCGGTTGCACCCTTCTTTTTGCATCTAGTTTTCAGGTTTTGGGATAAATGCCACGCACAATGACCATGATGCGCATTTCTATATACAGTAGAAACCGCATTTATGATTCCTTGATGCCTGTCTGAAATTATCACCAATTCATCCTCGTCTGGTACTACTTCTAACAACTTCGTCAAAAACCAACTCCACGAAGAAGTACACTCGACATCTACGATTCCCCACGCCAAAGGATATTGGTGATAATTTCCATCTTGTGCCGATGCCACCAGTAAAACACCATTATACTTGCCCTTCAACCACGTACCATCAATTGATACAACTTTCCGCATACTTCGATATCCTCTGACGCATGCACCAAAGGCAAGAAACATATACTTGAATCGATTTTCCTCGTCGACAAAAATGTCTGTTATGCTTCCTCGATTCATCTGCTCAACCATGTGCAAATAACAAGTCAATAAAGCAAAACTCTTCGTAGGATCACCTTTCAACATATTGTCTGCTAGTTCTTTCCCTTTCCAAGCCTTGTAGTATGATATATCAGCATTCATACTATTGCGCATCATCGCCATCACCGCTTTTGGTACAATTGGCACTGGATGACCTTGGAAATTATCCACCAACATATCACGAACAACAGCAGAACTCGCTCCACGGATTTTTTTTCGTCTCCCAGTCAAACCACATGTGTGTGTATTGCAATAGGTCCGAACAGAAAATGCATGTGAATCATTCCTAATCTTTGAGGTCCAGATTCTCCACTTACAATCAGACACTACACATTTTACGGCGTACACTTTTTGGCTACTTTTAACCGTCTCAAATTCAAAGCAAGCTTCCAAACTTATTCTAATTATCTCTTTTTTCACTGCTTCTCGGTTTGGAAATTCTTGACCAACAAACAAGTTTGAACCATCAGTGAATGAAAATGTGTCATTATCAATATTCACATCCGCAACCAAATTTGCGTCAACACTTGCGACAAGATTTGCCTCGCCATCGTTTGCGTCATTACGTGCTTCATCATATAACTCGTCTGTGTTACTACGATCCACATGCATGGCATCCACGTTATGTGCTTCGTCGAAAAAGTCAGTGATGTTATTACAATCCACAGAAACAATATTCAAgtgaaaataatcatcaaaatgtCTCTGTTCGATAAAATTGCAATTGTTTTCGTGCACATTATCAAAAACATCAACAGAAACAGCACGTTCAATTTCAACTTGAAGCACTGGCCTACTTCTCGGACAACCAAGATAAAAATATGCTTTCAAATCATGGTCATTCTCTACGTAAATCGGTTGAATGTTGCACGGCAAATCTAGAAGATAACTCATCCTCAACATGGCACTGTCTTCTAATTTTCCAGCTCTATATAGttcactttttaaattttcaaaatcacaaatatcATCGTCCACTGGAATAGCAACAAACTTTGCATTTGGCCCTGCATTCCATTTATATATCAGCTCTTCATTTTCCCATTTCCCATCGAAATGAACAACAATAACTGTCGGCATATCTACAAAATTCATCAAAAACATATGATAATTATTcaacaaaacatataataattagaATGCCACACTAGTCGACCAATAAGAATTCCTACATTATGTCCACCCGCAATTTGTTCGGTCGACCAAGAAGTATtctttcttggtcgaccaataaGAATcctttcttggtcgaccaagaagggattttggtcgaccaagaagaccattcttggtcgaccaagaagatCGACCAAGACAGGATTCTTATTGGTCGACCAAGttcaggaaaaaaaattcttctcCAACTACAGACTTAATTTTCGGCGAGGTTAATTTTCGTGGATGGCTATTTCGGCGACATTAATTTTCGTAGATGACTAGACGAAGAAAACAATGAATTGGGTTCAATGGAAATGGAGAAAACTTACCGTGCTCGTTTTTTCTTCAAAAGGAGAGGACTTGGTCTTCAAATACAGAAGAATCGGGCAATAGATGTAGATCTAAATCTGAAGAATGAGCTTGTCAACTTCTCTTTAATGTAATGCTGCAGCCGTTGATGTGGTAGATGAGGTTTTTACATCCGTAGACTGAGAATAAAGAGAAAAAACGACAACAtaacaattaatttattaagtttacaGGTTTTACAGTTCAATTAaggtttaatataataattaagagTCAACtccttcttttttaaaaaacaaagttagagtcctttttttttaaatcttttctgTATTaatcctatttttttaattgtccCAGATTTGTTTTGGTCACTTATTGGTGTGGGTGctccaaatattatttttttctatgtacCTGAAGGGTGCAAGGTTGAGAGTACATTGCGTTTGAGGTTTTTTTCATTGAAAGGGGACAAGAGTGATTCGAAAATGCTGCCTATTTCGAATCCAAGGGTGCTGGTTTTGGTTAGAGAATGGGGGAGAGATCAGTATAGTTGAGGAGTCTATGGGTGCAAATGGGGATAATAGTGTTATTGGACCAATTCAGTTATGGAAGTTGTCATTGGGGATGGGGGCAAGGTTACCCACTCTTACATTCAAAGACAGTCCATGGAAGCTGTGCATGTGAAATGGACCTCAGTTCGCAAGGTTTGAATTTTCACCCTCTAGTTTGGGGCCAAAATTATGTTGTACTCGATTTATATCGGTCTTTGATGACCAGTTACCGTCCCGGTGACAAAAAAAGTTGGTACATATGAACTGCATGATACTTTGTGTACAGTGTTTACAATTGAATACCCTTATGGCCGCATGGATTCATTCCATTTTGTATGATTGAGTAATACTAAGTCTTTTCTTGGAGTAAGCAGAGTGGTTTTTCATGTTCTACTGCTTAACTCCATCAGAGAGAGATTATTTCACTTGTTTTGTAAAGATTGTACACTGGATATTGGAAATACGATGACTTTATTCATAATGCCTAGTTACTGGACCAACAACTCCTTTTGTATAAATTAAAACTTGGTTATCGAAAATCATAAGACTTTACTCATCACGACCAGTTACTGTGCCAACAAAAGTATGGAGATCAACTGCCCCATATAGTTCTAACTTTGTATATGCTCCAACTCAATGTTTCTTATTCAAGGTTTTGGTGGGCTTCATTTGAAAAATAAGATCACGATACATTATTTATAAGGAGACTAGAGCTTCTAGAATTCTTAAGGATCAGCACATCAAAAAAGATTGGTTCCTTGAACCTACGTCTTACGAGATCTGAAAAGCAAGTGATTTGGGGCCTTACCTTCTTGCTAACAAAGAATGCAAGCATGCCCAAAACTTGATGTGGAGACGTTGATATGCTCTTACATCAAacggtttttttaattttataaaacctTCAAAAACTGTCTTTTTTATTGCTCTTTTGTTCACCAGTGGGTCACCTACACTGGAATTCACTACTTTCtggaaaaattatattatctTTAGTTCATTTTGTTTGTACTTTTGTGCCGAAAAATGGAAATATTTTGTCTTGCATACAAGCTTCACATAACCATGAAAGACTTTAACCTTGATATTAAAAGCTATTTTGAAGCCTTCAATTTGAGACTTTCGAGTTTTTGCATAATCTACTGGATGGAACAATATATTTAAATCGAATTCTTTCTTCGTAAGAATCCTTAAGTTATGCGACAAAACACAAGTCATGTTCACAACCCAACAGCCAGCTAAACTGACTCATGCTAGATGCTAATTTTTTTAACCATTTTGCTCTCTGGAAGAGATTAACACTCTTGGTGatgattttgtatttgaatctattatttttgttataaagTTTCTGATCACTTGAGCTTTCTAAAGTGGGATCTAATGTACAGGAATCAACAAGTGTTTATGAGCATACAGAAGTCAGCAATGATGGAAAATTAAGCAGGCATAATGTCCACGTGCAGCAGGTCGGCACGGATACCACAACAAGGTTATCAACATTTCATTTGTTCATTGGCGATCAGTGCGATCAGTTACAAGATTTGCATAGTAAACTGGTGTTAGACTATCCACTTGGTTTTTCTAGGCAACTTCACAAGTGTATTGTAGCACATTCACTAGGGCAGACTTTTTTTATGGCAATGTTCAGGTCAATAGGTATCGAAACTTCTTTTCATTTGCTTTTGATAATTTGGATGCGACAAAATTATCTGGGGTGACAATTATTGGAACCTCGTATACAGGTTCTATCACTTGAGGTGAGTTCATCTATAAGAACCTCGCATCgtattatcataaatcatattttgattCTCGATAATTCCTGAAATTGTCATATTATTACGTATGAAGTATATAATTgacaatgaaaatgaaaaaatatttcgtgaTAACGAAAGATTGTAGTAGTAActgatttgtgtttgaatggTGTGCTGAACTGCAATAGAGAAGTGACACGTGTTACGATTTTCAGCATAATTATCTGAgtattatttcaaataaaatgaaatcaatttcattagaaagctaatacatagtattaaaatttttatgctttGAGTTTTGTCCATATCCATTTGGAAATAGAGGCAAAATCATCCCAAAGTGTACCGTGTGTATTGAAGTTCCTACACTGACACATTTTgagagaatgagcataactctcgcGTCCGATATCCAAATTAAGTGAGGTTGGTGGCAAATGAAAGCCAAGACATATGTCTACAATTTTATGTTGaacacttttgctaattcgaaAACTAAGATAGTGTTTCTGACAGAACGAAGCGCGCACCTACTGGCGCAGGATCCGGCACACCCGCGCATGCAGCTTTGTAAAACTACTTTCGGACAGAACCAGGCGCGCGGCTGTGCCAATTCTCGCACCCCTGCGCGCATACCTTGGTTGCACAACATTTAATGTTGATAAGAATGAGTTTGCCGATAAGCTTCTTCTAATTTCCTCTGAATTTTTGAAGGAGAAAGTTGGAATTCACGTTCTATCGTTCGAATCTACCTCGAAATGTTGTCGGActcaaaacaaattatatatttggaatCCTTATGTTGAGAGCGTTCCTttgaagtaatttttttttcgattcagaacttttatttattgaacTGGAATAACATGTGTTTGAATTCGAGATCAATATATgcaataaaataaccaacaaaaaaCTAACTTTcaaaattgaaattgaattatgttatgatttcaattttatatgaattttcaaaggtTCAAAACGATTTTTGAAACTTGGATTTTGATTATAAATGAATAGATGTATAAGAATAATTGTATAATAACGAGTTATTAGGATTTATAATGCGATATAATTATCTTAATAATGAAATTAATGTTAAACTGAATAGGGTAGAACGAATTGATACATTCAAATACGCTATTAGTGTTGCATTTGAATGAATTAATTGATTgggataaatatttttattatgcaGATAGATTTTCTGTACTGAAATCCTAAAGCTACATTGAGTTGGAAatgaagaattgaggtatgttgcgaccgagtaACTTACGACATGTATCTGTGTCACATGATATATGCTTTATTGATTTGACTGAAaatatgtgtctatatgccttatttgttgagttgatatGGCATACACGACATTCATGATTGGTAgatcgatgtataaaataaatattttgttaacacagatcattttatacatacatcaatacatgacatgcacattGAGCTATGATCTTTGGATATCTTGATATCATTAGattttgattctggggttttgAGCACGATACTATGTTTGACATTATGTGGCCCATAAAACATAGTCATTCGTGGCCCCTCTGATTGATTGgttgagatttgagatttgatggcgctttgtcaaCGCTATCATTCGGATCATCCCTTATACTTGACTGAGGCCGGTGTTCatagcgattcgattggttCCGATACTTGCTCAGTGGATGAGCATTTGACATGATATCTTCACGACATGCATGcgttgcatatcatatatcattgtgtaGATACATGTTGTATATATTATGGTTGTTCCATGTGGAGCTTTTGCTAACCCCCAATTgaggctgttgttgtctttgtgtgtggacaatggcaGGTACTCCAGGCTATCAGGAGACAGGAGaaggtacttctggagggagttaCATCTGAGTTGAGGTTGAGTGGTCTATctcagtatatatatgtatctatatagcGAGGCATGTCCCGAGAATATGAGTTGATTATATGTAGTTGATGTCAGTCATGTGGgcttattttataattataattgacATATTTGGACTCATTGGAAAGaaaatttttactcgttttaCATCATCTTTAGCattggaataaaaatatttgtgatAGTTTTAGACATATATGACTGATTTGAGTTTGGTAAGAAAGTATTAGAGTTGGctcaaaaaaattaagaagCGGCTTGGTTTGTTTGCGCTTTTGTCGAATACGTGAAATAGAAAAGTGAAAGATGCTAAAATTGTTAGCCAAGATCGAGAAGATCGgatcacaaaaattaatttcttgtgATTTCAATCATCTCCTATTTCACAGGATCGATTGTTCTACGTATTTaacacaaattaattaattacaacacACAGAAATTAGAGATTACCCTTGAAGCGTGTTTTCGATCTTTCTCTACGCTAGATCTACACTCCAAACCTCCAAGCCTTCTCCGGTGTTCTCTCAAACTCTTAACGTAGGATTGTATGTGGTCACTTGTTacaatatcacatatatataatatatatttgtgatatcTTGTAACGTAAAAGATAATGAcaatatcttttaaaatataaatttaaatggacAGAATATATTATACCATATCTAGAAGATTTAGATGATAAACTTCCATGCAATATAATTGTCCAGATAAATTTATCCCACATATACCATAAATTATAACTCATATAATTTATCCGAGTTTATATTAGAGCCACCAAAGGGACCTGGTCGgattcaattaaattaagctccaataaattaatttgatccaATCAACTCatgattaatcaaaataatttattaatcttattcTACTCCACTAAAAGAATAAGATTGCACTCTCAAATTAATTGATATTACTGAAgcacaaaatcaataataatattctCTGATTTATCGACCCAACATATCACCCCTGTCGATCAATTAGAACATCTAAAACAGGGTATCATGACCATATGACCCATATTAGATATTCATAGCTTCTCAACCCTCATCTTCTCTTTGACAGTCCCATGTGATCAcatcacataattaattcaacaagaaTGTTGAATTACTGAGCTCAGATTTTACTGTCTTCTAGAAGAACTTGTGAGTTTATGATCATACATATTGACTAGGTGACAGATTCCATATTACGAACATATGTTCTTTGTTATTTCACTTTGATTCCCAAAACATCGAGATATTGACCAATAGTTTGGTTTCACTCATTGATGTATCAAAGAACTTCAAGTTAGTAATCAAAGTTCATTGTCCGCTCAGGATTAAGGTGTTATGTACAACAATCTAGTGATTTTGAATTAGTATGgtcaaatcaaattcaaatctcACGTGGTCCAATCCAATACAACAAAATGTATCCCCAATTTTATTACCAAACCAAAGATAGGCTTCAATAAAATTGAGACAatcttatcaaaataatttgtcCTTATTTATTTACCGATCGTGGACAATAAAACTTTGGATTGAATTACAAATTGAATCTTTCTGTGTTTAACGACTTAAACactcaatttataataatacaaCAATCCAATGGACATATGCATtgctcaaaataaatttatttaaacaaataaatgaacattattttaatttcaaaatgtcatcaacatataacaAAAGTACTCGATGGGCATCATACTATCGAACATTATTTCATTATCCTCCCACTTGCCCGAGAGTAAATGAGTCATGTCTAGTACACCCATATTGTGAATATGTTCCTCAAAAGCTCTAGCAGTTAAGCTTTTGGTGAAAGGATCAGCAAGAATTTCAGCAGATGCTATCTTGCACACTGTCATGTCTCTTCGTTGAACAATATCCCTCACTAGGTGATATTTTCGTTCAATGTGTTTTCCACGCTGATGGTTTCTTGGTTCTTTTGCATTTGCCACTGCACCACTGTTatcacaatataaagtaatgGCATTTGATGCAGCAGGAACAACCTCAAGGCTTAGCAAAAACTTTTTCAGCCAAACGGCTTCTTTTGCTGCTTCACAAGCCGCTACATACTCCGCTTCCATTGTGGAATCAGCAATACATGATTGCTTGATACTCCTCCAAACAACGGCACCACCACCCAATGTGAACACAGATCCTGATGTGGATTTACGAGAATCTCTATCAGCTTGAAAATCAGAATCAGTATAACCCACAGGTGCCAACTCTGAAGCCGAATAAACCAACATATACCCTCTAGTTCTGCGAAGATACTTGAGAATATGCTTTACAGCAATCCAGTGCTCTGGTCCTGGGTTTGACTGATATCTACTAacaatcccaacatcataacaAATATCTGGTCGAGTGCATAGCATAGCATACATAAGACTTCCTACAGCCGAAGCATAGGGAACTCTTTTCATGTATTCCACTTCACTTGGATTCTTGGGATTGTGATCCTTTGACAAGTGAATTCCATGTCTAAAAGGTGTTTGACCTTTCTTGGAATTTTGCATTGCATACCTCAccaatattttatcaatatatgAAGATTGAGATAAAGCAATCCGTTTGTTCTTCCTATCCCGAAGGATTTGGATACCTAGAACATAACTTGCTTCTCCCAAGTCTTTCATGTCAAACTGTTGAGACAACCAATTTTTGGCAGATATCATCACCCCTACATTATTCTCAATAAGTAGtatgtcatccacatatagcACAAGAAAAATCACCTTGTCATCCATAATTTTCTTATAGACACAAGGTTCATCAAGATTTTGATCGAAACCATAATCTTTCACAGATTGATCAAATTTGATGTTCCAAGACCTAGAAGCCTGCTTAAGTCCATAAATAGACTTTTTCagtttgcatactttatgctcTTGACCGTTGTGAATAAAACCGTCTGGTTGTACCATATAAATGGTTTCGTCAAGATTTCCATTAAGAAatgctgtcttgacatccatttgccaCACCTCATAATCAAAATGAACTGCAATGGATAAGAGGATCCGAATAGACTTTATCATAGCCACAGGTGAGAAGGTTTCATCGTAATCGATTCCTTCTCTTTGGCTAAAACCTTTGGCTACCAATCTAGCCTTAAAGGTCTCTATTTTTCCGTCTACTCCTCTCTTTCTCTTGTAGACCCACTTACACCCTATAGGTCTCACACCTTCAGGAATGTTTACAAGAACCCAGACGGAGTTAGTGTACATGGATCTCATTTCTGATTCCATGGCACTCCTCCATTGGTCAGCATCAACATCCTTCATAGCTTCTTTGTACGTGATGGGATCCTCCTCTTGTTCAATGGAAACCGCATCAAACGATTCTCCATAGAGCAAGTATCTAGAAGGTGGTCGAATGACCCTCCCACTACGTCTAAGTTGTGGAGGTTCTTGGTTGATTGGTATTGATTGTCGTTGTCTTAAGTTCTCtttttgatcatttccttcattctCCATTTGGATATGATGGGGTGACCGATCATTGGAACCAATGTCTTCTACCACTTCATTTGTTTGGAAACCAGTGGTTAATGGTGGTAGAAATGTGAATTCAAACTGAGAAGGTTTAGTGCGGATCTCTGGAGTAGATGATTCAGTAATCTCTTCCAAAAGAACCTTATTCTTTGATTCACTCTCTTCTATGTGCTTGTCCTCTAAGAAGGTTGCATTTGTACTTACAAATACCTTCTTGTCTTGAGGACTATAGAAGTAATATCCTCTTGTTCCCTTAGGATATCCAACAAACATGCATAATTCTGATCTAGGTTCCATTTTATCCATCTTTCTCTTTAGCACATAAGCATGACATCCCCATATCCGAATATGTCTTAGATTAGGCACGCGCCTATTCCATAATTCAAGAGGTGTCTTAGAGACAGACTTAGAAGGAACCATGTTCAATAAGTACATTGCAGTTTGGATagcatatccccaaaaagatgtATTGAGCTTAGAGAAACTTAGCATGGATCTAACCAATGTCCAACAAAGTCCTATTTCTCCTTTCAAAGACACCATTCTGCTGAGGTGTAGCTGGTGCACTCAATTGGGATATGATCCCATTATCTGATAAGTATGTTCTAAAGTCATTGGATAGATACTCGCCACCTCTGTCTGATCGAAGTGTTTTTATGCTCTTACCTAATTGTTTTTCCACTTCATTTCTGAATTCCttgaacttttcaaaagattCAGATTTGTTGTACATTAAGTAAACATAACCGTATCTAGAGTAATCATCAGTGAAGGTGATGAAATACTCAAATCCACCTTTAGCTTGTACACTAATTGGTCCACATACATCAGTGTGCACTAATTCCAAAACTTCATTGGCTCTATGTCCTTTAGATTTAAAAGATCTCTTAGTCATCTTACCTTCCAAACAGGATTCACATACAGGCAAGGATTCCACCTTTAAATTACTTAAAGGACCATCCTTTACCAACAGTTGAATTCTATTAAGGTTGATATGACCAAGTCTCAAGTGCCACAAATAAGTTTCATTAGTGGGAGATAATTTAATTCGTTTGTTGGATTCAATGTGATGCAAAGAGCTGTCATCATGTTTTAAGACATACAAATCGTTATTCAAATTTCCCTTGCAAATAAGGGCTTTATTCAAGGTAATATCAACCACCATTTGTGAAAAATTGACATAATATCTTTGTCTAAACAATAAAGCAACAGAAATCAAATTTCTAGTAATCTCCGGAACATAATAGCAATGTCTTAAAACCAAATGTTTATTATtcgaaaaataaagataaacaaTTCCAACAGCTTTTGCAGACACCACAGCTCCTGTGCCAACTCTTAGAGTATGTTCCCCTTCATTGAGACTTCTGGTTACTTGGAACCCCTGCAAAGTATTGCATATATGATTAGTGGCTCCAGAATCTACAATCCAAGTATCAGTAGAATCAACCACTAAACAAGACTCAATAAAAGATAGCTCACCACTAGCTTGTTTCTTGGAAGCTAGATACTCTTGGCAGTTTCTCTTCCAATGACCCT
This genomic window from Primulina huaijiensis isolate GDHJ02 chromosome 7, ASM1229523v2, whole genome shotgun sequence contains:
- the LOC140980812 gene encoding uncharacterized protein, with amino-acid sequence MPTVIVVHFDGKWENEELIYKWNAGPNAKFVAIPVDDDICDFENLKSELYRAGKLEDSAMLRMSYLLDLPCNIQPIYVENDHDLKAYFYLGCPRSRPVLQVEIERAVSVDVFDNVHENNCNFIEQRHFDDYFHLNIVSVDCNNITDFFDEAHNVDAMHVDRSNTDELYDEARNDANDGEANLVASVDANLVADVNIDNDTFSFTDGSNLFVGQEFPNREAVKKEIIRISLEACFEFETVKSSQKVYAVKCVVSDCKWRIWTSKIRNDSHAFSVRTYCNTHTCGLTGRRKKIRGASSAVVRDMLVDNFQGHPVPIVPKAVMAMMRNSMNADISYYKAWKGKELADNMLKGDPTKSFALLTCYLHMVEQMNRGSITDIFVDEENRFKYMFLAFGACVRGYRSMRKVVSIDGTWLKGKYNGVLLVASAQDGNYHQYPLAWGIVDVECTSSWSWFLTKLLEVVPDEDELVIISDRHQGIINAVSTVYRNAHHGHCAWHLSQNLKTRCKKKGATEMFLHIAKIYKPFEFDNAYNEFRNRYPEAAQFLDERDSLDRWTRSYCPKTRYNIMTTNGVESINARLLEERKLPIIALLDSLQKLASCWFARYRHASIASNTNLTPAIEGILRSRFTDAQGMQVFELGRLEFDVRDRGHSAIVDLESKRCTCRVFDIDRIPCAHAIAASWLAKIDIYDLCSEYYSTMSWCMAYSETVYPVPEENEWPRNINFPLVLPPLVEKRVGRRKQNRIPSIGEFSKR